GGACGCCATGGTGAAGGCGGCCAAGAACGTGCTGGACAAGTATGCTCCGGAATTCAAGATCGTCTCCGCCGTCAACCGCCCTACCGCCATGACCCGCGACGTGTATGACGTCTCTCCCGTGATCGACCATGCGGGCACAGTCACGGGCGATCTGCTGGCGCAGCGCAAGAAGGAAGGGAAAAAGACGACCTTTTACGTTTGCGTGTATCCCAAAAAGCCCAATACCTTCACTGTCTCTCCCCTCGCGGAGGCGGAATGGCTGCCCCTCTTTGCCGCCGCCAACCATCTGGACGGTTTTCTGAGGTGGGCCTACAATTCCTGGAACCGCAATCCGTTTGAGAAGACGGACTTCGGCAACTGGCCCGCGGGGGACTGCTACCTGGTTTATCCCGGCAATCTCAGTTCCCTGCGGTTTGAAAAACTCCGCGATGGGTTGGAAGAATTTGAAAAGGTCAATATCCTGCGCTCCCGCGCCGCAAAAAATCCGAAGGCGAAAGCCGCCGTGGCCCGCATGGATGAGGAGCTTTCCAAACTCTTCACCGTGGAAAAAAGCCGCGGCGATTCCCATGAGGACGACGTGCGCAAAGCCCGTGAAATCATCCGGAAGACGGCAGAAGCCACTAGGTGATTTCATAGATTCCGCATTTCTCCATCTTTATCTGATAAAACGCTTGTCTCTGTCTTTCCGGCTGCCGGAAACAACGGACAGGCTTTTTATTGTTCTATCACCGATGGAAAGAGGGCAATTCTGCAAATACTCTCCCTGTTTTCCTGATGATCCCGGGAAACCCGGTCACTATTGATCGTGATTGAACGCTTCTCGACAATGGCCCATTTCCAGATATAATAATCACGGTTTTGATGACGAGGACAGGATTCTGACCGGAATAGAACAATTTAGCATGAACGTCTTGCTCACAGGGGTATGCTTTTTATGTTCTTCGGCCGCCTTGTTAGAGGCGGCAGAAATCCCTGTTTTTTCTCTTTCTTTTTCAGAGCTTCCCTCTTTTCTTCAGTGGAACATACGGAAACAAGTTTCTAGACAGGGCGACCTTATTGAATCCTGGACGGGCTGGAATTCTGCATTAAAGAATTCGGAAGGCCCTCACGGAGGCCTTGTTTTTATGCAGGAAATCGATCTTGTGGGGGATGAGCGGAAAGAAAGAATCTTCTTGTATCAAAGCCCCGAAGTAGCCCGAACCCTTCCACGGCAGGATGAACATGTGAGGGTCATCTGCAATGCAGATGGTACCTGCCTTTATACAATTCCTTCCTTCTGCCTGCGCGGGAAGAAAATCGGCAATGTTTTCCGCGGTGAAGAAGCCTATTATTTTTGTCCTGACAGGCATGTTAACAGGTTTCGCTTTACCTATGGATGGAAGCAATGGGAACTAACGGAACAGTATGGCAGGGTATTGGAATGGAGTGGCTGTGAAGAGACTGATCCCAAAGATGGAACCCACTGGAAAAGCGGTGTGGAGCAGACGGAAAGCGTTTATGTAACTACGGGCGTCATTAAGGAAACATGCTCCCTTTCCCCAGGCAGACGCCGGGTCCCTCTTTCCCAGATAGCCGAAGGTGAAGATCCGTTTGAAACAATAGTAAAAGAAAAGGCAAAATCGCCTGCATCACCTGAACAGGAAAAATTGAAAGAAAACAAGCCTTCTGAAACAGTTTGGGTTGTTTCCCTATTTGAGCTTCTTACGCAGGATATTCCCCATTGGAAATGCTTTAGGGAAGTTTCTTTAAAAGAGGCGGAAAAAGAATGGAGGAAAGTTTCCGGTCCTGCCATTGAACAATCCCGGCAATGGAACCAGAAAGAAGCCGTGCGGGCCATGGATGCGCTTCTTCACGTAAAAAATCTCCGAGAAGTAAAAGCCTGTCCCTTATTTCCATCTCCGGCTGAAACTGTATTTGAAAGAAGTTCAATGAAGCCGGAAGGAGCTGTGGACCGGGAAGAGCCGTAAAAACAGGAATATTCTTTGTCTAGCGGGCTTGGTGGATGTCCATTTGCTGATAGGCCTTTCCCCAGCGGGACATGGAAGCCAGAATGGGATGCAGGCTGTAGCCCAGTTCCGTAAGTGTATATTCCACGCGCGGGGGGACTTCGGCATAAACCTTGCGGGTGAGCAGGCCATCTTCTTCCATGGCCCGCAGATTGGCTGTCAGGACTTTCTGTGTTACGGGACCGATGGATTTCCGGAGTTCTCCGAATCGTTTTGTTCCTTCCAGCAAATCCCGGATAATCAGGACTTTCCATCGGGAGGAAATCAGTTGGAGAGTCGTCTCGACGGGACATGGAGTCATTTTGCAAGTCATTGGTTTCAAATGATGGTTTCCTTTTGGTAACTAAAGCACAATTTTCTGCCTACTTTACAGATGGGATATTCAGGCCTACTGTAGGGAAGGTTTGCCGGACAGGCAAGCATGATAGGGAATAAATCACAAACACGGGAATAAAATGAAACGAATGGAAAAAATAGCCGGCGGTGAAAATTTCAGCGCGTCAAGTGTCGGCAAATTTAATGAATTGGGCGATTATGTTCTGGAACTTTCTCCGGAAGTGAAAATTCCGGGCAAGGTATTCGGAGGAGCTGCCCTGCATACAGGCGGGGGGGATTTTTCCTTCCAGCTTTTTCAGCCGGGCACGGAAACGGGATTCCTGCACACGCACAAGAATCATGAGGAACTCTACTTTTTCCTCAGCGGCAGGGGAGAATTCCAGGTGGACGGTACAGTTTTTCCCGTAGCTGAAGGTAGCGTTGTCCGCGTAGCGCCGCCGGGGAAGCGTTCCGTGCGCAATAATGGTTCGGAGCCGCTCGTGATGCTCTGTGTGCAGTATCGCGGAAATACGTTTACGAGCGAGGATGCGCTGGACGGCGACATTCTTGATGAACCTGTGAAGTGGCAATAGCAGACTGCGGCGCGGTGCTCCCGCCAGGCAAATCACGGAAAGAATGCCGTTTCGGATTGTCCCGGAGCGGCGTTCCTTTTGGCTGTCAGCCGTTGGGAGGAAAAATTGGCCGGGATTCATGGCGGTTTTAAACTCGGGCATGCTTTATGCGGCGCCTGGCAAACAAGGGAAGGGCGGGATCATGAAAGCATCATGCCCGGACAAGCCGTAAATCAATAAAAAACGCCCCTGGCGGAAGAACCGCGCAGGGGCGTTGAAATTCAGAAGCGATGACCCTTATTCCGCGTCCGCGGGTTTTTCAACGGGCATCGCGGCCATGTTCTGGTACAGGTTCCAGCGGCGCCAGACGTCCTTCTGGGCCTGTTCAAGGAGGTTTTCGAATTCTTCCTTGTTGGTCTTGGCCAGAAGCTTGAAGCGGTTTTCGCTGAGCAGGACGTCGCGGAGGTCGCCCTTCGGTCCCTTGCCTTCCACGATCAGCGGATTCTTGCCCTGGAGGGCCAGGTCCGGATTGTAGCGGTACAGGAGGATGCGGCCCGTGTCCACCCAGGCCTTCTGCTGCTGCAGGCCCTTGGCCATGTTGATGCCGTGGGAAATGCAGTGTGAGTAGGCGATGATCAGGGCGGGACCGTCGTAGGCTTCCGCTTCCACGAAGGCTTTCAGCGTATGTTCGTCCTTCGCGCCGAGGGCGACGGAGGCCACGTACACGTTGCCGTAGGTCATGGCCATCAGGCCCAGGTCCTTCTTCACGCTGTGCTTGCCGGTTGTGGCGAATTTGGCCACGGCTGCGCGCGGGGTGGATTTGGAGCACTGGCCGCCGGTGTTGGAATATACTTCCGTGTCCATGACCAGCACTTTCACATTCTTGCCGGTGGACAGGATGTGGTCCAGGCCGCCGTAACCGATGTCGTAGGCCCAGCCGTCGCCGCCGAGAATCCAGACGCTCTTGCGGACCAGTTTGTCCGCCAGGGTAAGGAGGCGCGCGCATTCCGGCTTGCCGGTGATTCTCTGCTTCAGTTCCGCGATGTTTTCACGCTGTTCGGCGATGTCGGCTTCGTCCTTCTGCGGATTGGCAAGGATCTTGTCCACCAGTTCCTGGCCGACGATGCCGGCGGCGTCATGAAGGAGCTCGATGGCGTGTTCCATCTGCTTGTCCAGGGAGACGCGGAAGCCAAGGCCGAATTCGGCGTTGTCTTCAAACAGGGAATTGGACCAGGCGGGGCCGCGTCCTTCGGCGTCGTGGGACCACGGGGTGGTGGGCAGGTTGCCGCCGTAAATGGAGGAGCAGCCCGTGGCGTTGGCGACCACCAGGCGGTTGCCGAAGAGCTGGGAAAGCATCTTCACGTACGGGGTTTCGCCGCAGCCGGCGCAGGCGCCGGAGAATTCGAACAGCGGGCGCAGCACCTGCATGGAGCGGATGTTGTCCGTCTTCACCTTGGTGCGGTCCACGTCCGGCAGGCTCATGAAGAAGTCCCAGTTGGCTTCCTCCTTGTCGTGGATCTTCTCGTTGGGAACCATCGTCAGGGCCTTGTGGGTCGGGTCCGTCTTGCTCTTGGCCGGGCAGACATCGGAGCAGAGCGTGCAGCCCGTGCAGTCGTCCGGGGAGACCTGGATGACGAATTTTTCGCCCTTCCAGTCCGGATGCTTGGCATCCAGGCATTCAAAGCCTTCAGGAGCGCCGGACAGGGCGTCCGGGGAGAAGAACTTGCTGCGGATGGCGGCGTGCGGGCAGACGGCCGTGCACTTGCCGCACTGGATGCAGAGGGTGGGGTCCCATTCTGGCAGGTCCAGGGCGAGGTTGCGTTTTTCGTACTGGGAGGTGCCGTTCGGGAAGGTGCCGTCCACGGGCATCTGGCTGACGGGGATGCTGTCCCCTTCACCGCACATCATTTTGCCCAGTACGTCCTGGACGTATTCCGGAGCGTTTGCGGACATGACCGCCGGGATGACGTGGCCGTTGACGGTCTTGCCGGTGGTGTCCACCTGGTGCAGGTTGTCCAGCGTGGCGTCCACGGCGGCGATATTCTTGTCCACCACTTCCTGCCCCTTCTTGGCGTAGGTCTTGGCAATGGCCTTCTTGATGTAGCCGATGGCCTCATCTGCGGGAATCACGCCGGCCAGCTTGAAGAAGCAGGTCTGCATGATCATGTTGATGCGGCCGCCCATGCCCGTCTTGCGGGCCACGGAGAATGCGTCGATCGTGTAAAGCTTGATATTCTTGTCCAGGATCTGCTGCTGCATGCGGGCGGGCAGCGTGTCCCACACCTTGTCCGCCGGATGCGGGCTGTTCATCAGGAAGGTGGCGTCGTTGGCGGCGTTCTTCAGGAAATCGAACAGGTTCAGCAGGGAGGGCTGGTGCAGGGCCAGGAAATTCGCCTTGGTGATCAGGTACGTGGACTTGATCGGGCGCGGGCCGAAGCGCAGGTGGGAGATGGTGGAGGAACCGGACTTCTTGGAGTCGTATACAAAGTAGCCCTGAACATACAGGTCCGTGTGCTGGCCGATGATCTTGATAGCGTCCTTGTTGGCGCCCACGGTACCGTCGGAACCGAGACCGAAGAACATGGCGCGCGTCACGTCGTCCGCTTCCGTGGAGTAGTCTTCGTCGTAGGGAAGGCTGGTGCCCAGCACGTCGTCGTTGATGCCGATCGTGAAGTGGTTCTTGGGCTTGTCCTGGGCCAGGTTGTCATAAACTCCCTTGACCATGGCAGGGGTGAATTCCTTGGAGGACAGGCCGTAGCGTCCGCCGACCACCGTGGGCATGCCGTTGGTAAAGGCAAGGTCTCCGCTGGCCTGGGCGTCAAAGAGGGCCTGGATAACGTCCTGGTGGAGCGGTTCGCCCTGGGCGCCGGGTTCCTTCGTGCGGTCCAGCACGGCGATCTTTTTGACCGTGGCGGGAAGGGCCTTGATGAGCTCCGCGGCGGGGAAGGGGCGGAACAGGCGCACTTTCAGCACGCCTACCTTGGCGTTTTCACGGGCGATCATGGCTTCCACCGTTTCTTCCACGGCTTCGGCGCCGGAACCCATCAGGATGATGACGTTTTCAGCGTCCGGCGCGCCGGTGTAGTCCACCAGGTGGTAGGAGCGGCCCGTCAGGGACGCGAATTTGTCCATGGCCTTCTGCACAATGGCGGGGGTGGCGGCATAGAACGTGTTGACCGTTTCACGGCCCTGGAAATAAACGTCCGGATTCTGGGCGGTACCGCGCAGTACCGGGGCGTCCGGCGTCAGGGCGCGTTCGCGGAAGGAATCCAGCCATTCCGTCTTCACCATGGCGTTCAGCGTATCGTCGGAAATATCGGCGATCTTGCCGATTTCATGGGACGTGCGGAACCCGTCGAAGAAGTTCATGAAGGGAATGCGGGATTCCAGCGTGGCGGCATGGGAAATGGCGGCAAAGTCCGCGGCTTCCTGCGTGGAGGAACCGCAAAGCATGGCCCAGCCGCAGGAGCGGGCGCTCATCACGTCGCTGTGGTCGCCAAAAATGGAAAGGGCCTGGTAGGCCAGGGACCGGGCCGCCACATGGAACACGGCCGGAGTCAGTTCCCCGGCAATCTTGAACATGTTCGGAATCATCAGCAGGAGGCCCTGGGATGCCGTGAAGGTCGTCGCCAGGGAACCGGTCTGGAGGGCGCCGTGAACGGTGCCTGCGGCGCCGCCTTCACTTTGCATTTCCACGACGGAGGGAACGGTCCCCCACAGGTTCTTCCGGTTGACGGCCGCCCAGCTTTCGGCGGATTCACCCATCGGAGAAGACGGGGTAATGGGGTAAATGGCAATGACTTCAGAAAAACGATAGGCTACAGAGGCTACGGCTTCGTTAGCGTCAATCGTGCTGTAAGTTACGGTTTTTTGATCACTCATAAGTCTGCACGGATAGTATAATTGATAAATAAGGTGCGTCTTAACGGGGCTGGTTATAACATGTCCGGCTGCAAAGGTAAAAGCAATTATGCGTATGTGACCCCCTGCCGTTCATTTTTTATAATAAGACCAGATACGAACCAGAGAAAAAAATGCCGCTTGCGGCGTATGATATTGGTTTTCTTAGAGAAAGCTTGTCTTTTTAAAAAGAAGGCAGGACGTTAAAAATGCAATTTCAGAATATTTGCCTGAACTTCCTCGGCTGTGGAAAAAGCGGCTCTTCTCTTCGCCGCAGGCCGGTCGCGGAGAATGGAATCCTCCCCGTGGGATGCCTGGGGTAAACGGCATTTCATGCAGGGCGGGCCGCCAAAAATGGATTCTGCCTGACAATCCGCTAGCCAAAACGGAGTCAAGCCTTTAAAATCCCCGCACTATGTCCGAACAACAGCAGGCACATCCCAATACGACGGAATCCGAACTCATTGCCGTGCGCCGCGACAAGCTCGCCAAAATCCGCGAGCTGGGAATCGACCCCTACGGTGCAAGATTTGACGCGACCACCACGCCCGCCGAGTTGAAGGCCGACTTCCAGGAAGACAGGCAGGTGGCCGTGGCCGGGCGCCTGCTGGCCATTCGGGACATGGGCAAATCCCAGTTCTTCGTCATTGGGGACGTGCGCGGCAAAATCCAGGGCTTCCTGCACCGGAATGAAGTGGACGAAACCACCTGGAACCTGTGGAAGCTGCTGGACCGCGGGGACTGGGTCGGCATTACGGGAACCACGTTCCTGACGCGTACCGGGGAGCCTACCGTCAAGGTCTCCGGCCTGGTCATCCTTTCCAAGAGCCTCCGCCCCCTGCCGGACAAATGGCACGGCCTGGCGGACAAGGAAGTTACCTACCGCAAGCGCCATCTGGACCTCATTTCCAATGAGGAAAGCGCCTCCCTGTTTGTCACCCGCTCCCTGATGATCGCGGAAATCCGCCGTTTCCTTCAGGACCGCGGCTATCTGGAAGTGGAAACCCCCATGCTCCAGGACGTGGCGGGGGGCGCCGCCGCCAAGCCGTTTGAAACGTACCATAACGCGCTGGACATGCCGCTCACGCTGCGCATTGCCCCGGAACTCTTCCTCAAGCGCCTGATGGTGGGCGGATTCACCAAGATTTTTGAACTCAACCGCAGTTTCCGTAACGAGGGCATCGACCGCCGCCACAATCCGGAATTCACGATGCTGGAAGCCTACTGCGCCTGCGGAGACTTTGAAACCATGGCGGACATGGTGGAAGAACTCATCTGCCATCTGGCGGAAACGTTCTGCGGCGGCCTCCAGATCGACCACAAGGATGCGGAAGGCAACGTGCTTTATACCATTGACCTCACGCGCCCGTGGAAGCGTGCCGACTACCAGGACCTGATCCGCGGCGTGGCCGGCCGGGACTGGTTTGACATCACGCCGGAAGAACGCCGCGCCCGCTGTGCGGAACTGGGTGTGGAAATCAGCCCGGACATGAAGGACGTGGACGTTTCCCAGCAGGTATATGAAAAACTGGTGGAGGAAAAAACGATGAACCCCTGCTTCGTCACCCACGTTGCCAAGGACCTGGTGCCCCTGGCCAAGCTCAACAGGGAAAACCCGGACGTGGTGGATGTGTACGAGCTGGTGATCAACGGCCAGGAAATCTCCCCCGGCTATTCCGAACTCAATGACCCGGACGTCCAGAAGGAACGCCTGGAACACCAGGCCGCCGGGGAAACCCAGCGCGTGGACTACGACTTCATTGAAACGCTGGAATACGGCATGCCCTCGGCGGGCGGCATCGGCATCGGCATTGACCGGGTCATCATGATGCTGACAGGCGCGTCTTCCATTCGCGACGTCCTGCTCTTCCCCCAGTTGAAGCGGAAGGACAGTTAATTTTACCGCATGCCGCATGGCCCGACGCACTCCCGATACCCTGGACTGCGCTTCCGCTCAATGGATCGGCAAACGCCGCGAGCAGGAAGACGTGGTCAAAAGCCTTTCCGTTGACGGCGGAATGCTGGGAATCGTGTGCGACGGCATGGGCGGCCATCTCCGCGGCGCCTGCGCCTCCTGCGTGGTGGCGGATGCATTTGCCTCCGCGTTTGCGGAAAGCGGCCAGCAGGAAATCCCCGCCCGCCTGGCGGAAGCGCTGCACGCGGGCAATGAGGCGCTGGCCGCTACCCAAAAGGAACCTGAAGAATCCGGAACCACCCTACTGGCCGCATTCATCCGGGACCGCTGCCTGTGGTGGATCAGTGTGGGGGATTCCCCCCTTTACTTGTGGAGCGGCACGGACGGGTCCTGCATGGACCGCCTCAATGAAGACCATTCCATGAGACCGATTGCGGACTGCCTTTACCGGAAGGGGGAAATGTCCCTCCAGCGGGCCCTGCGGCAGCGTTGCGTGCTCCGCTCCGCCGTGATGGGCGGCCCCGTGGAGCTGGTAGACATCAGCGTGATGCCCCTGCTGCTCCATCCCGGGGATGCCGTTCTGGCCTGTTCGGACGGCTTGCAGGTCTGGTCCGAACTGTTGAGGGAGCCTTCATTCTTGGCCCTTAAGGCGGCGCGGGAGCGTTCCAGCCGGCATCTGGTGGAAACCGTCATGGAGCAGGTAAAGGACATGCTGGAACCCCAGCAGGACAATGCTTCCGTCTGGGCCG
This genomic stretch from Akkermansia biwaensis harbors:
- a CDS encoding cupin domain-containing protein, which translates into the protein MKRMEKIAGGENFSASSVGKFNELGDYVLELSPEVKIPGKVFGGAALHTGGGDFSFQLFQPGTETGFLHTHKNHEELYFFLSGRGEFQVDGTVFPVAEGSVVRVAPPGKRSVRNNGSEPLVMLCVQYRGNTFTSEDALDGDILDEPVKWQ
- the nifJ gene encoding pyruvate:ferredoxin (flavodoxin) oxidoreductase, with the protein product MSDQKTVTYSTIDANEAVASVAYRFSEVIAIYPITPSSPMGESAESWAAVNRKNLWGTVPSVVEMQSEGGAAGTVHGALQTGSLATTFTASQGLLLMIPNMFKIAGELTPAVFHVAARSLAYQALSIFGDHSDVMSARSCGWAMLCGSSTQEAADFAAISHAATLESRIPFMNFFDGFRTSHEIGKIADISDDTLNAMVKTEWLDSFRERALTPDAPVLRGTAQNPDVYFQGRETVNTFYAATPAIVQKAMDKFASLTGRSYHLVDYTGAPDAENVIILMGSGAEAVEETVEAMIARENAKVGVLKVRLFRPFPAAELIKALPATVKKIAVLDRTKEPGAQGEPLHQDVIQALFDAQASGDLAFTNGMPTVVGGRYGLSSKEFTPAMVKGVYDNLAQDKPKNHFTIGINDDVLGTSLPYDEDYSTEADDVTRAMFFGLGSDGTVGANKDAIKIIGQHTDLYVQGYFVYDSKKSGSSTISHLRFGPRPIKSTYLITKANFLALHQPSLLNLFDFLKNAANDATFLMNSPHPADKVWDTLPARMQQQILDKNIKLYTIDAFSVARKTGMGGRINMIMQTCFFKLAGVIPADEAIGYIKKAIAKTYAKKGQEVVDKNIAAVDATLDNLHQVDTTGKTVNGHVIPAVMSANAPEYVQDVLGKMMCGEGDSIPVSQMPVDGTFPNGTSQYEKRNLALDLPEWDPTLCIQCGKCTAVCPHAAIRSKFFSPDALSGAPEGFECLDAKHPDWKGEKFVIQVSPDDCTGCTLCSDVCPAKSKTDPTHKALTMVPNEKIHDKEEANWDFFMSLPDVDRTKVKTDNIRSMQVLRPLFEFSGACAGCGETPYVKMLSQLFGNRLVVANATGCSSIYGGNLPTTPWSHDAEGRGPAWSNSLFEDNAEFGLGFRVSLDKQMEHAIELLHDAAGIVGQELVDKILANPQKDEADIAEQRENIAELKQRITGKPECARLLTLADKLVRKSVWILGGDGWAYDIGYGGLDHILSTGKNVKVLVMDTEVYSNTGGQCSKSTPRAAVAKFATTGKHSVKKDLGLMAMTYGNVYVASVALGAKDEHTLKAFVEAEAYDGPALIIAYSHCISHGINMAKGLQQQKAWVDTGRILLYRYNPDLALQGKNPLIVEGKGPKGDLRDVLLSENRFKLLAKTNKEEFENLLEQAQKDVWRRWNLYQNMAAMPVEKPADAE
- a CDS encoding PP2C family protein-serine/threonine phosphatase; translated protein: MARRTPDTLDCASAQWIGKRREQEDVVKSLSVDGGMLGIVCDGMGGHLRGACASCVVADAFASAFAESGQQEIPARLAEALHAGNEALAATQKEPEESGTTLLAAFIRDRCLWWISVGDSPLYLWSGTDGSCMDRLNEDHSMRPIADCLYRKGEMSLQRALRQRCVLRSAVMGGPVELVDISVMPLLLHPGDAVLACSDGLQVWSELLREPSFLALKAARERSSRHLVETVMEQVKDMLEPQQDNASVWAAVVRKS
- a CDS encoding winged helix-turn-helix transcriptional regulator produces the protein MTPCPVETTLQLISSRWKVLIIRDLLEGTKRFGELRKSIGPVTQKVLTANLRAMEEDGLLTRKVYAEVPPRVEYTLTELGYSLHPILASMSRWGKAYQQMDIHQAR
- the lysS gene encoding lysine--tRNA ligase, which translates into the protein MSEQQQAHPNTTESELIAVRRDKLAKIRELGIDPYGARFDATTTPAELKADFQEDRQVAVAGRLLAIRDMGKSQFFVIGDVRGKIQGFLHRNEVDETTWNLWKLLDRGDWVGITGTTFLTRTGEPTVKVSGLVILSKSLRPLPDKWHGLADKEVTYRKRHLDLISNEESASLFVTRSLMIAEIRRFLQDRGYLEVETPMLQDVAGGAAAKPFETYHNALDMPLTLRIAPELFLKRLMVGGFTKIFELNRSFRNEGIDRRHNPEFTMLEAYCACGDFETMADMVEELICHLAETFCGGLQIDHKDAEGNVLYTIDLTRPWKRADYQDLIRGVAGRDWFDITPEERRARCAELGVEISPDMKDVDVSQQVYEKLVEEKTMNPCFVTHVAKDLVPLAKLNRENPDVVDVYELVINGQEISPGYSELNDPDVQKERLEHQAAGETQRVDYDFIETLEYGMPSAGGIGIGIDRVIMMLTGASSIRDVLLFPQLKRKDS